Proteins encoded in a region of the Nocardia asteroides genome:
- the mshD gene encoding mycothiol synthase: MSGATTQWIDRPDADTAQAITALLARATAADGVAPVSEQAVLSLTSGADTGTRHLLARRDGALAGYANLVPAHGEHPAMAEVAVDPAQRGHGVGTELVTAALAAGGPGARVWAHGDRPAAKAVAAHLGLRTARELWQMRRSLATPELPELAVPDGIALRTYAGRADDAELLRVNGAAFAWHPEQGGWTARDLEIRRNESWFDPAGLFLAFDTAAPDRLLGFHWTKVHQGENPPLGEVYVVGIDPAAQGRGLGRLLTLAGLRHLRDRGSTEVLLYTEADNAAAVRTYTRLGFAPAHVDVAYAAAESE, encoded by the coding sequence ATGAGCGGCGCGACGACACAGTGGATCGACCGTCCCGATGCGGACACGGCACAGGCCATCACCGCTTTGCTGGCACGGGCCACCGCGGCAGACGGGGTCGCCCCCGTCTCGGAACAGGCGGTGCTGTCGCTGACTTCCGGCGCCGACACGGGGACGCGTCATCTGCTCGCGCGGCGCGACGGCGCGCTCGCGGGCTACGCGAATCTCGTTCCAGCGCATGGCGAACATCCCGCCATGGCAGAGGTGGCGGTCGATCCGGCCCAGCGCGGCCACGGCGTGGGTACCGAGCTGGTCACGGCCGCCTTGGCCGCGGGCGGACCGGGCGCACGGGTCTGGGCGCACGGTGACCGGCCCGCGGCCAAGGCTGTCGCTGCGCATCTGGGGCTGCGGACTGCGCGTGAGTTGTGGCAGATGCGGCGGTCGCTGGCAACACCTGAGCTACCAGAATTGGCCGTGCCGGACGGCATCGCGTTGCGCACCTACGCCGGTCGCGCCGACGACGCGGAATTGCTGCGGGTGAACGGCGCCGCCTTCGCCTGGCACCCCGAACAGGGCGGGTGGACCGCACGCGATCTCGAGATCCGCCGCAACGAGTCGTGGTTCGATCCGGCGGGCCTGTTCCTGGCATTCGACACCGCCGCCCCCGATCGTCTGCTCGGATTCCACTGGACCAAGGTGCACCAAGGAGAGAACCCGCCGCTCGGTGAGGTCTACGTGGTCGGCATCGACCCTGCGGCGCAGGGTCGCGGGCTCGGCCGCCTGCTCACGCTGGCAGGTCTGCGCCACTTGCGGGACCGTGGATCGACCGAGGTGTTGCTCTACACCGAGGCGGACAACGCCGCCGCGGTGCGCACTTATACCCGGCTCGGGTTCGCTCCGGCGCACGTCGACGTCGCCTACGCCGCGGCGGAGTCTGAATAG
- a CDS encoding response regulator transcription factor produces the protein MELLLLTSDPNPESVLPSLALLAHNVRPAPTEVASLLEAGTADVALVDARTDLAAARGLCRLLGSTGSSVPVVAVLTEGGLVAVNADWGLDDILLPGTGPAELDARLRLLVGRNGGVASPENTGKITLGELVIDEGTYTARLRGRPLDLTYKEFELLKYLAQHAGRVFTRAQLLQEVWGYDFFGGTRTVDVHVRRLRAKLGTEYESLIGTVRNVGYKAVRPSRAAVKGEPVSFHDDDNEGTDDSPLTPVNGSAP, from the coding sequence GTGGAGCTGCTCCTGCTTACCTCCGACCCCAACCCCGAGTCGGTGTTGCCCTCGCTGGCGTTGCTGGCGCACAACGTGCGCCCGGCGCCGACGGAAGTGGCCTCGCTGCTCGAGGCAGGCACCGCGGACGTCGCCCTGGTCGACGCCAGGACCGACCTCGCCGCCGCTCGCGGGCTGTGCCGCCTGCTCGGCAGCACCGGGTCCTCCGTGCCGGTCGTCGCCGTGCTCACCGAGGGCGGCCTGGTCGCGGTGAACGCCGACTGGGGACTCGACGACATCCTGCTGCCCGGAACCGGCCCCGCCGAACTCGACGCCAGGCTGCGGCTGCTGGTCGGGCGCAACGGCGGCGTCGCCAGCCCGGAGAATACCGGCAAGATCACCCTCGGTGAGCTGGTGATCGATGAGGGCACCTACACCGCGCGGTTGCGCGGTCGTCCGCTCGATCTCACCTACAAGGAGTTCGAGCTGCTGAAGTATCTGGCGCAGCACGCGGGCCGGGTCTTCACCCGCGCGCAGCTGCTGCAAGAAGTGTGGGGTTACGACTTCTTCGGCGGCACCCGCACCGTGGACGTGCACGTGCGTCGTCTGCGCGCCAAGCTCGGCACCGAGTACGAGTCGCTCATCGGCACGGTGCGCAATGTCGGTTACAAGGCTGTGCGCCCGTCGCGCGCGGCGGTCAAGGGCGAGCCGGTGAGCTTCCACGACGACGACAACGAGGGCACCGACGACTCCCCGCTCACGCCGGTCAACGGCTCCGCACCGTGA